The proteins below come from a single Pandoraea apista genomic window:
- a CDS encoding DHA2 family efflux MFS transporter permease subunit, whose amino-acid sequence MADGSVVSASTASPRNASASDWIAVAAGALGALLATLDISITNSALPQIQGQIGASGTEGTWISTGYLMSEIVMIPLAAWLTRVLGLRRFLMLNAVFFTLFSMMCGASSSLPEMIIGRIGQGFAGGAMIPTAQMIIRTRLPRHQMPVGMAMFGLIVLLGPLLGPVVGGWLTENANWRWCFFLNLPISAAIVTLLMLGLKREPTNLHAFFKADWLGIVGLTIGLSSLTVVLEEGQRERWFDSHLIVWLSIVSVIGIGMMLVAQFTAEKPIVKLSLLGNKNYASVIYIVFTVGAGLYGVSYLLPQFLATIAGYNAQQSGNIMLLSGLPAFLMMPFLPRLISRVDIRLLVILGLLCFFASCMLDIDLTAQSVGHDFTLSQLLRGVGQMLAMMPLNQASMAAVDAQDAGDAAGLYNMARNLGGSVGLALLGTLIDRRTDYHDAMLRETITANSALGQEHLAANAAGFFAQSGDMVHAKLQATAQLAAEIARQASVMTFSETFYALGIALLLCVPLALLLKQPAGFSAGGH is encoded by the coding sequence GTGGCTGACGGTAGCGTGGTAAGCGCTTCGACGGCCTCGCCCCGCAACGCATCGGCGTCGGACTGGATCGCCGTAGCGGCGGGCGCACTGGGTGCCTTGCTGGCCACGCTCGACATCTCCATCACCAATTCGGCGCTGCCGCAGATTCAAGGCCAGATCGGCGCTTCGGGCACCGAAGGCACCTGGATCTCGACCGGCTATCTGATGTCGGAAATCGTCATGATTCCGCTCGCGGCGTGGCTCACGCGCGTGCTCGGGCTGCGGCGCTTCCTGATGCTCAACGCCGTGTTCTTCACACTCTTCTCCATGATGTGCGGCGCGTCGAGCAGCCTGCCCGAAATGATCATCGGCCGCATCGGACAGGGCTTTGCAGGCGGCGCCATGATTCCAACGGCGCAGATGATCATTCGCACACGCCTGCCACGTCATCAGATGCCGGTGGGCATGGCGATGTTCGGCCTGATCGTACTGCTCGGACCGTTGCTTGGGCCGGTGGTCGGCGGGTGGCTGACCGAAAATGCCAACTGGCGCTGGTGCTTCTTCCTGAACCTGCCCATCTCGGCAGCCATCGTCACGCTGCTCATGCTCGGCCTCAAGCGCGAACCGACGAATCTGCACGCGTTCTTCAAGGCGGACTGGCTGGGCATCGTGGGGCTGACCATCGGCCTGAGTTCGCTTACCGTGGTGCTCGAAGAAGGACAGCGCGAGCGCTGGTTCGATTCGCACCTGATCGTCTGGCTGTCGATCGTGTCGGTCATCGGCATCGGCATGATGCTCGTGGCGCAGTTCACGGCCGAGAAGCCCATCGTCAAGCTTTCCTTGCTGGGCAACAAGAACTACGCGAGCGTGATCTACATTGTCTTCACGGTGGGCGCGGGACTCTACGGCGTGTCGTACCTCCTGCCGCAGTTCCTCGCCACGATCGCGGGCTACAACGCTCAGCAGTCGGGCAACATCATGCTGCTCTCGGGGCTGCCCGCGTTCCTGATGATGCCGTTTCTGCCCCGCCTCATCAGCCGGGTGGACATTCGTCTGCTCGTGATTCTCGGGCTGCTGTGTTTCTTCGCCAGTTGCATGCTCGACATCGACCTGACGGCACAAAGCGTCGGCCACGACTTCACGCTCTCGCAATTGCTGCGGGGTGTGGGGCAGATGCTCGCGATGATGCCGCTCAATCAGGCGTCGATGGCGGCCGTGGACGCGCAAGACGCCGGCGACGCCGCCGGTCTGTACAACATGGCCCGCAACCTCGGCGGGTCGGTCGGTCTGGCGTTGCTCGGTACGCTGATCGACCGCCGCACCGACTATCACGATGCCATGCTGCGCGAGACAATCACCGCCAACAGTGCGTTGGGACAAGAGCATCTTGCCGCCAATGCGGCGGGTTTCTTCGCGCAGTCGGGCGACATGGTTCACGCCAAGCTTCAGGCCACGGCTCAGCTCGCCGCCGAAATTGCCCGGCAGGCCAGCGTGATGACGTTTTCCGAGACTTTTTACGCACTGGGTATCGCGCTGCTGCTATGCGTGCCGCTGGCCCTGCTGCTCAAGCAACCGGCCGGATTCAGCGCCGGCGGCCATTGA
- a CDS encoding HlyD family secretion protein, with product MTTAAQVKPAESAPLTARQAQAPAGKAADTAEAAGSVQAPGQTKAPANPRRKKILLGALGLGVIAALGWGVQWWFVGRFIESTDDAYLQADSMTVAPKVGGYVTEVLVRDNETVTVGQPLVRLDARQYQAAYDEAQATVLAREADVTRAQAELSQHSASIAQVRAELDSARANAAYSAGQVKRYVPLVATGAETDERLAELRNASARADASLRSSEASLQASERQTDTLAAALAQAKAQLTVAQASARKADLDLADTVVKSTLSGRVGDRAVRVGQFAQPGTRLLTVVPVQNVYLTANFKETQVGHMRPGQPVTVHVDALPGEPIHGVVDSLSPGTGAQFALLPAQNATGNFTKIVQRVPVRIRLDVPESLRTVLLPGLSVTADVDTHRSAPAKPAKQAGRPGQQLSLSAPLDSLIGPLTNAASSRSNGGAQRG from the coding sequence ATGACCACCGCAGCACAGGTCAAACCGGCAGAATCGGCGCCGCTGACCGCACGTCAGGCGCAAGCCCCGGCCGGCAAGGCCGCAGACACCGCTGAAGCCGCCGGCTCAGTCCAGGCACCGGGCCAGACGAAAGCCCCGGCCAACCCTCGTCGCAAGAAGATTCTTCTTGGCGCGCTGGGACTGGGTGTCATTGCCGCGCTGGGCTGGGGTGTGCAATGGTGGTTTGTCGGGCGCTTCATCGAGTCGACCGACGACGCCTATCTGCAAGCCGACAGCATGACCGTCGCGCCGAAAGTCGGCGGCTATGTGACCGAAGTGCTGGTGCGCGACAACGAAACGGTGACGGTCGGCCAGCCTCTCGTGCGACTCGACGCTCGCCAATATCAGGCCGCCTACGACGAGGCGCAGGCCACTGTTCTGGCCCGTGAAGCCGACGTTACCCGGGCACAGGCGGAACTCTCCCAGCACTCCGCGAGCATTGCACAGGTACGCGCCGAACTCGACAGCGCACGCGCGAATGCCGCGTACTCGGCCGGTCAGGTCAAACGCTATGTCCCGCTGGTCGCCACGGGCGCCGAGACTGACGAACGTCTCGCCGAATTGCGCAATGCCAGCGCACGCGCCGACGCCTCGCTCAGAAGCAGCGAAGCCAGCTTGCAGGCGAGCGAACGGCAAACGGACACGCTCGCGGCCGCGCTTGCGCAGGCCAAAGCGCAATTGACGGTGGCCCAGGCCAGCGCACGCAAGGCAGACCTCGATCTCGCAGACACAGTGGTCAAAAGCACGTTGTCCGGACGCGTCGGCGACCGTGCCGTGCGTGTGGGCCAGTTCGCCCAGCCAGGCACGCGATTGCTCACGGTCGTACCGGTGCAGAATGTCTATCTGACAGCGAACTTCAAGGAAACGCAGGTCGGGCATATGCGGCCTGGCCAGCCGGTGACGGTGCATGTCGACGCACTGCCCGGCGAGCCTATCCACGGGGTGGTCGATTCGCTCTCGCCCGGCACCGGCGCACAGTTCGCGCTACTGCCCGCGCAGAACGCCACGGGCAACTTCACGAAGATCGTGCAACGCGTGCCGGTACGTATTCGTCTCGATGTGCCCGAGTCGCTGCGTACGGTGTTGCTGCCGGGTCTTTCGGTCACGGCAGACGTCGATACGCATCGAAGCGCGCCGGCCAAGCCCGCCAAACAGGCAGGGCGCCCGGGCCAGCAACTCTCGCTCAGTGCGCCGCTCGACTCGCTCATCGGCCCCCTGACGAACGCTGCGTCATCGCGCTCGAACGGGGGAGCGCAACGTGGCTGA
- a CDS encoding CerR family C-terminal domain-containing protein produces the protein MTATSRAGRAQGAATRPRHAVDTGYQRGEETRARIILAAIKCFGEFGFAGASTRDIANEAGVNAPALQYYFDNKEGVYKACVEYILSLVLKQMGSAIESAERVVADPNATDKQLMDAFCELQNRKAGFMEEVPEIDGWHMFMAREQAGLGPEAGFKVFHERFSSRLASVGANIVTRLAGVAPDNEEMRIRAVCISTLGMAFRVMRRSVDCSMGWANEPNPERNRMVREAVLEQTRGLLEQIVKQRKSAR, from the coding sequence ATGACAGCGACTTCACGTGCAGGGCGCGCTCAGGGTGCGGCAACGCGTCCGCGGCACGCGGTCGACACGGGGTATCAACGTGGCGAGGAAACGCGCGCGCGGATTATCCTCGCGGCGATCAAGTGTTTCGGGGAGTTTGGCTTTGCGGGGGCGTCTACGCGAGACATCGCGAACGAAGCGGGGGTGAACGCGCCTGCGCTCCAGTATTACTTCGACAATAAGGAAGGGGTTTACAAGGCGTGCGTCGAGTACATCCTGAGCCTCGTGTTGAAGCAGATGGGAAGCGCCATCGAATCGGCCGAGCGCGTGGTGGCCGACCCGAATGCGACGGACAAGCAACTCATGGACGCGTTTTGCGAGCTACAGAACCGCAAGGCAGGGTTCATGGAGGAGGTGCCGGAGATCGACGGCTGGCACATGTTCATGGCTCGAGAGCAAGCGGGCCTCGGACCGGAAGCCGGATTCAAGGTGTTTCACGAGCGCTTCTCGAGCCGGTTGGCGTCAGTCGGCGCGAATATCGTGACGCGCCTCGCCGGTGTCGCACCCGATAACGAGGAAATGCGCATTCGCGCCGTCTGTATCAGCACTCTGGGCATGGCGTTTCGCGTGATGCGCCGCTCCGTCGATTGTTCGATGGGGTGGGCCAACGAGCCGAATCCCGAGCGCAATCGAATGGTGCGTGAGGCGGTGCTCGAACAGACTCGCGGACTACTGGAGCAGATCGTCAAACAGCGCAAGTCGGCCAGGTAA
- a CDS encoding amino acid permease, with protein MTHSPQSSQSSQSPQSGKPRDFAHITRREQGLRRSLTASQMAMIAIGGAIGTGLFLGSGFAIGFAGPSVLISYGIGAIIALMLMGCLAEMTVAHPTSGSFGAYAEHYIGPWAGFLVRYAYWSCIVLAVGTEVSAIAVYMKYWFPQVPGWYWVAGFSAALVLVNAMSVNLFGAIEYGFSLIKITAIVVFILIGAYVVFIAPGSVADGGHAPAGFANYTAHGGFFPKGLWGMWVAVIISIFSYLSIEMIAVAAGEAENPERAVTRAFRSTVVRLVLFYLLTLALMLAIVPWTAAGQDESPFVKVMQAIDIPGAAGVINFVVLIAALSSMNSQLYITTRMMFSLSRAGYAPARFGAVNRRGVPLAALLLSTVGIALATLVNFLYPESSFTFMMAISMFGAMLTWMMIFVTHFFFRRAWRRENHPPLAFRMWGFPWLTLLGAALMAAIMLTTLLTGVFRMTLIFGVPFVAVVLLIYFLWYRKRDGEAQPRTAAQS; from the coding sequence ATGACGCATTCCCCCCAGTCTTCCCAGTCCTCTCAGTCGCCTCAATCGGGCAAGCCCCGCGATTTCGCCCACATCACGCGTCGTGAGCAAGGCTTGCGGCGCTCGCTCACCGCCAGTCAGATGGCGATGATCGCGATCGGTGGCGCCATCGGCACCGGACTCTTTCTCGGCAGCGGCTTCGCCATCGGCTTTGCCGGCCCGAGCGTGCTCATCTCGTACGGGATCGGCGCGATCATCGCGCTCATGCTCATGGGGTGCCTCGCCGAAATGACGGTTGCGCATCCGACGTCGGGGTCGTTTGGCGCCTACGCAGAACACTACATCGGCCCGTGGGCCGGCTTTCTGGTTCGCTACGCGTACTGGTCGTGCATTGTGCTGGCCGTGGGTACCGAGGTGAGCGCCATTGCCGTGTACATGAAATACTGGTTTCCGCAGGTGCCGGGCTGGTACTGGGTCGCGGGTTTCTCCGCAGCACTCGTGCTTGTGAACGCCATGTCGGTGAATCTGTTCGGCGCCATCGAATACGGCTTCTCACTCATCAAGATCACCGCCATCGTGGTCTTCATTCTGATCGGTGCCTATGTCGTCTTCATCGCCCCGGGATCGGTCGCCGATGGCGGGCATGCCCCGGCAGGCTTCGCGAATTACACCGCACACGGCGGCTTCTTTCCGAAGGGGCTGTGGGGGATGTGGGTCGCCGTCATCATCTCGATCTTCAGCTACCTGTCTATCGAGATGATTGCCGTGGCCGCCGGCGAAGCCGAGAACCCTGAGCGTGCGGTCACGCGAGCCTTCCGCTCAACCGTCGTGCGCCTCGTGTTGTTCTATCTGCTCACCCTTGCCCTGATGCTTGCGATCGTGCCGTGGACCGCCGCCGGTCAGGACGAAAGCCCGTTCGTGAAGGTGATGCAGGCCATCGATATTCCCGGCGCCGCCGGTGTCATCAACTTCGTGGTGCTGATCGCCGCGCTCTCGTCGATGAACAGCCAGCTCTATATCACCACGCGCATGATGTTCTCGCTCTCTCGCGCCGGATATGCGCCGGCTCGCTTCGGCGCGGTGAACCGGCGTGGCGTGCCGCTCGCGGCGCTGCTGCTCTCGACGGTCGGCATTGCGCTCGCCACGCTCGTGAACTTCCTGTACCCGGAGTCGTCGTTCACGTTCATGATGGCGATCTCGATGTTCGGCGCCATGCTCACGTGGATGATGATCTTCGTCACGCATTTCTTCTTCCGCCGCGCCTGGCGACGCGAGAACCATCCGCCGCTGGCGTTTCGCATGTGGGGCTTTCCGTGGCTCACGCTGCTCGGCGCAGCCCTGATGGCCGCCATCATGCTCACCACACTGCTCACCGGCGTGTTCCGCATGACGCTGATCTTTGGCGTGCCCTTCGTTGCGGTAGTTCTGCTGATCTACTTCCTGTGGTATCGCAAGCGCGACGGCGAGGCACAACCGCGCACAGCCGCCCAGTCCTGA